A portion of the Natronococcus sp. AD-5 genome contains these proteins:
- a CDS encoding sulfatase-like hydrolase/transferase, whose product MNVLLISIDSLRRDVLDAYQDEPSGFGYQVETPNLDRFAERAAVFETHYAGSLPCMPARREWLTGTQEFLWRSWGPIEPFDEPIPRLARASGIVTQLITDHYHYFQHGSNGYYEDFNGYEFVRGHEWDAHRTNPRTPPDRAFASQLNVEESDPYDPVNRTVYARNVAGFEDERDYFAPRVFARTAEWLTENREWDEWFCYVDSFDVHEPFDVPEPYASMYTDEDPDDPELTIWPFYGRIDGERDGTDSPGRGGERLSDRQVDFVKAQFAAKTTMTDRWFGRVLETLDERDLWEETMIIVTSDHGHYLGDHGWMGKPFAPLYDVLARTPLFIWHPETTRTGETIDALTSAVDVYATILDALGIDADRRHGRSLFPLLQGSTGRVREWAMYGYWGSSVNVTDGRYTYLHPCEDDESTYCYSASMMNPYPDQFEPRRAKPDAECGAFLPYAEAPVWRYPAESHARHENPLLFDVREDPNQLTNLIGTDQGIETRMRSLLTEALQELEAPQEQYDRLALSGQRT is encoded by the coding sequence ATGAACGTATTGTTGATCTCGATAGACAGTCTCCGACGAGACGTGTTGGATGCGTACCAGGACGAACCGTCGGGATTCGGGTATCAGGTGGAGACGCCGAACCTCGATCGCTTCGCGGAGCGAGCGGCGGTGTTCGAAACGCACTACGCCGGGAGCCTCCCGTGTATGCCCGCTCGACGCGAGTGGTTGACCGGAACGCAGGAGTTCCTGTGGCGGTCGTGGGGACCGATCGAACCCTTCGACGAGCCGATTCCCCGGCTGGCGAGGGCGTCGGGCATCGTCACGCAACTGATTACCGACCACTATCACTACTTTCAACACGGAAGCAACGGCTATTACGAGGACTTCAACGGGTACGAGTTCGTTCGCGGTCACGAGTGGGACGCCCACCGGACAAATCCGCGAACGCCGCCCGACCGGGCGTTCGCGAGTCAACTCAACGTCGAGGAGTCGGATCCGTACGATCCGGTGAACCGGACGGTCTACGCGCGAAACGTCGCGGGCTTCGAGGATGAACGCGATTACTTCGCGCCCCGGGTATTCGCGCGAACCGCGGAGTGGTTAACGGAGAACCGCGAGTGGGACGAGTGGTTCTGCTACGTCGATAGCTTCGACGTTCACGAGCCGTTTGACGTCCCCGAACCGTACGCGTCGATGTATACCGACGAGGATCCCGACGATCCCGAACTCACGATCTGGCCGTTCTACGGGCGCATCGACGGCGAGAGGGACGGAACGGACTCTCCCGGCAGGGGCGGTGAGCGACTCTCCGATCGGCAGGTCGATTTCGTGAAAGCTCAGTTCGCCGCCAAAACGACGATGACCGATCGCTGGTTCGGCCGCGTTCTCGAGACGCTCGACGAGCGGGACCTCTGGGAGGAAACGATGATCATCGTCACGTCGGATCACGGCCACTACCTCGGCGACCACGGGTGGATGGGGAAGCCGTTCGCCCCGCTTTACGACGTACTCGCCCGGACGCCCCTTTTCATCTGGCACCCGGAGACTACCCGCACGGGCGAAACGATCGACGCTCTCACGTCGGCCGTAGACGTCTACGCGACGATTCTCGACGCGCTCGGGATCGACGCGGATCGACGACACGGCCGGAGCCTGTTCCCGCTGCTCCAGGGATCGACCGGACGGGTCAGAGAGTGGGCGATGTACGGCTACTGGGGATCGTCCGTCAACGTCACCGACGGACGGTACACGTATTTACACCCGTGTGAGGACGACGAATCGACCTACTGTTACTCGGCGTCGATGATGAACCCGTATCCGGACCAGTTCGAACCGCGCCGGGCGAAGCCCGACGCCGAATGCGGGGCGTTCCTTCCGTACGCGGAGGCCCCCGTCTGGCGCTATCCCGCGGAATCGCACGCTCGCCACGAGAATCCGTTACTATTCGACGTTCGCGAGGATCCGAATCAACTGACGAATCTGATCGGAACCGATCAGGGGATCGAGACCCGCATGCGCAGCCTCCTGACCGAAGCCCTCCAGGAACTCGAGGCTCCGCAAGAGCAGTACGATCGACTCGCGTTGTCCGGCCAGCGGACGTAG